A single window of Thalassoroseus pseudoceratinae DNA harbors:
- a CDS encoding FKBP-type peptidyl-prolyl cis-trans isomerase: MSTIQDGDRVCLHYTTSSGSGCVLDSSVGRTPLTFVVGNGEVLKGLEQGVYGLQAGDRRRLYLTAEDAFGERYSHLKRSIPISAVSKEIASADQVSFVVDGHTLDLHRQFTDGEVVHFDANHPLAGQNLTIEIEILSVESTTVLNQAERLT; this comes from the coding sequence ATGTCGACAATTCAGGACGGCGATCGGGTGTGTTTACATTACACCACATCCTCCGGCAGCGGTTGTGTCTTGGATTCCTCGGTCGGCCGAACACCGCTTACATTCGTTGTCGGAAACGGCGAGGTCCTCAAGGGATTAGAGCAGGGGGTGTATGGACTCCAAGCCGGAGACCGTCGTCGGCTGTATCTCACCGCCGAGGATGCTTTTGGAGAGCGATATTCGCACCTCAAACGCAGCATTCCCATCTCGGCGGTGTCTAAAGAAATTGCTTCGGCAGACCAAGTTTCTTTCGTCGTTGATGGACACACACTCGACCTGCATCGCCAATTCACTGATGGCGAAGTCGTTCATTTCGATGCAAACCACCCGCTCGCCGGTCAAAATCTTACGATCGAAATCGAGATTCTCAGCGTCGAATCCACCACAGTACTTAACCAAGCCGAACGCTTAACATAG